One Meiothermus sp. QL-1 DNA segment encodes these proteins:
- a CDS encoding iron ABC transporter substrate-binding protein → MGLQRLLVAAVVLAVGLVAAQQQTLTVYSGRGQGLVEPLVRQFEAETGIKVNVRYGRDAEILAALQEEGSRSPADVFWANTAGALGAASERGLFIPLASSLTQRATAFVPASRQWVPLTVRLRVLAYNPARVKPEDLPKSILDLPKLTQYRGRIGWTPTYSSFQDMVAAMVVQFGEARTRQWLAEMKALEPKAYPSNPAMMEAIRAGEIDLGSTNHYYIQRFVRAGQQIGTYYFADGDAGNLALVTGAGILRTSRNVSTANRFLLWLLSPKAQQFFASEIIEYPVARGVVLSSSLLPLNQAVAKSPRVDFEKLPLETALRLLREAGLL, encoded by the coding sequence ATGGGATTGCAGAGACTTCTGGTTGCGGCGGTGGTGCTCGCTGTTGGTCTGGTGGCGGCTCAACAACAAACCCTAACCGTCTACAGCGGCCGGGGCCAGGGGCTGGTGGAGCCCTTGGTCCGGCAGTTTGAGGCCGAGACCGGCATCAAGGTCAACGTGCGCTACGGCCGCGATGCCGAGATTCTGGCTGCTTTGCAAGAAGAAGGCAGCCGCAGCCCGGCCGATGTCTTCTGGGCCAACACCGCTGGGGCCCTGGGGGCTGCTTCTGAGCGGGGGCTTTTCATTCCGCTGGCCAGCTCGCTTACCCAGCGGGCCACTGCCTTTGTTCCGGCCAGCCGGCAGTGGGTGCCCCTGACGGTGCGGCTCAGGGTGCTGGCCTACAACCCGGCCCGGGTCAAGCCAGAGGACCTACCCAAAAGCATCCTGGACCTGCCCAAGCTCACCCAGTACAGGGGCCGCATCGGCTGGACCCCTACCTACAGCAGCTTCCAGGACATGGTTGCGGCCATGGTGGTGCAGTTCGGCGAGGCCCGCACCCGCCAGTGGCTGGCCGAGATGAAGGCCCTGGAGCCCAAGGCCTACCCCTCCAACCCGGCCATGATGGAGGCTATTCGTGCGGGGGAGATCGACCTGGGTTCCACCAACCACTACTACATCCAGCGCTTTGTGCGGGCGGGCCAGCAGATAGGCACCTACTACTTTGCCGACGGGGACGCGGGCAACCTGGCGCTGGTCACGGGGGCCGGCATCCTCAGGACCAGCAGGAACGTCTCCACCGCCAACCGCTTTTTGCTCTGGCTGCTTTCGCCCAAGGCCCAGCAGTTCTTTGCCAGCGAGATCATCGAGTACCCCGTGGCGCGGGGGGTGGTATTGAGCAGCAGCCTGCTGCCTTTGAACCAGGCAGTGGCCAAGAGCCCCAGGGTGGATTTTGAAAAGCTTCCCTTGGAGACGGCGCTGCGGCTTTTGCGCGAGGCAGGCCTGCTGTAG